The genomic region TAAAGCCACTAATTCCGTCGTCGATCCGATCGCTCTTTATATTATATGGGCTGGTGCTAATGATTACCTTGGTGGTGCTACGGACACTACCGCACCAGTCAACAATTTAACAAAAGCAGTTAAATCTCTTACCGCAGTTGGCGCTAAAAATATCGTCGTGGTTAACTTGCCGGATTTAGGAAAGCTTCCAGGGACTAGGATAATTGAACGTTCCCATTTACTCAGCAATTTAAGTAAGAAGCATAACTCCGAATTAGCTGCGTCTGTAAACGGTTTGCAGCAAAAATTAAGCGACGATATCAATATCACATATCTTGATGTTAATTCTATATTTAATGGAGCTATTGCCTCTCCAGAAAAATTAGGTTTCAAGAATGTCACAAAACCCTGCTTAATCAAAGGCAGTATATGCGATAATCCAAATGAATATTTATTTTGGGATAACATCCATCCCTCAACTGCCGCCCATAAGTTATTAGTAGAATTATCCCTTCCTGCGCTAAAACCAGTAACGAAAGCAACACCCTCGTCTATTGTCAAGTTCACTATCGTATTGATTATAATTCTCTTGTTTGGTGCTTTATGTTTGGTCTTAATACTGAAGCGCAGAAAAATTAAGACAAAGAGAGCGTAATACGAAATCTACTACCATCGGTTGCCTAAAAAATTCGCCTTCTCATATCTGCGTTTATCTGCGTTCATCTGTCTTCATCTGCGGTAAAATTTTAACCAACGATGGCAACAGACAATTTCGGTTCTTTCGGTTCCTCAAGGGCCATCCCCTATACAAATACCTTTGAAATTGATTGAATGGTAAATAGCCGATCGCAATCGCCGACCTCGAAAACCCGACCATCCACCGCGTGAGCGCAGATACCGAACAAATCAGGGTTCACCTTTGCCAGTTCCGGGATGTAAGTCGCTACCTTGCCGTCGTTTAGAGATTTGTACTTGAGATGCAAGTCGTTCAGAAAGGACTCAAATGGCGATGCGACAACCTCAGATGGGTTAATCTCTGCTTCCAGATTGTCTCCGTTTGCCATACTCTTTTAGATCTTGCCCTTAAGAATAACTCTTCTTCAAGAATATATCTAATGAGCGGCAAACAGATTCTCAGACTACAACAG from Argonema galeatum A003/A1 harbors:
- a CDS encoding SGNH/GDSL hydrolase family protein; the protein is MSIKRLWMIFAGVAIALTIIFVSPSGILAQNFDRIYVFGDSLSDMGNVFKATNKKSPTSPPYFQGRYSNGPVWVEYLASKLKLPLNLNNNFAYAGATTGDSQALPPGVLAQIDRFKATNSVVDPIALYIIWAGANDYLGGATDTTAPVNNLTKAVKSLTAVGAKNIVVVNLPDLGKLPGTRIIERSHLLSNLSKKHNSELAASVNGLQQKLSDDINITYLDVNSIFNGAIASPEKLGFKNVTKPCLIKGSICDNPNEYLFWDNIHPSTAAHKLLVELSLPALKPVTKATPSSIVKFTIVLIIILLFGALCLVLILKRRKIKTKRA
- a CDS encoding glutaminase translates to MANGDNLEAEINPSEVVASPFESFLNDLHLKYKSLNDGKVATYIPELAKVNPDLFGICAHAVDGRVFEVGDCDRLFTIQSISKVFV